The genomic interval TTGTGGTGGCTCCAGTCACCGCCATCAGTAATAATCCCGCAGCCATCACACCTGAGGCGATCGCCCCAAAAAACAACAGCTGATATCGGTCATATTCCTGGCGCGTGACATGACGAGGTCGATCCAGCAGCCAGTTGTATTTCATCCGTCGTGGCTTTTGATTAGAACCCATAGGAAATGCCAAACCTAAAATAAATTAAATTAATAAAAAAGCAGGCACACCCCAACCAATATTTTCAAAATTAGAAGCAAAACACCACTGCCAGTTAACACCACCACCACACAAAACCAACGCCCTAAAAACTGATCTTGAGGGCATTCACTGGCACATCATCCCAGGACTCTACCGTACGAATATTCGCTTCCCAGCCAGCCGTTGTTTCGTCGGCAGCCAGTTTTGCTTTCCACTGTTCGTGGCAATCTTTCGCAGCTTGCTCATTACAACATGCTATACAAGCTTGGAGAATACCCATCGGGTCAATTTGCTCATTTACCCAAATTTTCATACCTTTACTCCTTCCAAGTGACTCTCATCGACGATTCGCATGGGTATTTTAACAACATCTTTTCAACGCAAGATCAACTTGATGATGGAGTGTTGCAAGATCCGAAGAATTATCAAGTACCACATCGGCAAACTTTACTTTTTCACTCAGGGGAAGCTGACTATTAATGCGGGCGATCGCCTCTGTTTCGGTTAAATGATTACGCTGTTGTAGACGCTGCATTTGTTGAGTTTGGGAGCAAGTCACGACCCAAGTTTCCGTGACAAGGTCAAACAATTTTGCTTCAATCAGCAGAGGAATCACACAAATTACCGTGGCCTCTAAATGTTGCGCGAGTTCTGTCTGAAACCGTTGCTTTACGAAAGGATGAATTTGCGCCTCTAACCACTGCTTTTCTCGCAAATCCTGAAAAATAATCTGCCCTAGGCGCTGCCGCCGCAATGTACCGTCAGTCTCTTTCACATCATCACCATAGCGCTGAAAGATCGCCGTCAAAATGGGGGAACCAATGGCAACGGCCTCCCGCGCATAAATATCGGCATCTAAAATTGGGTAATGATATTGCGCCGCTAAATAATTTGACACGGTACTTTTTCCTGTCGCAATACCGCCAGTTAAACCAATTTTTCGTTGTGTCGTGAGAGATGATGGTGGCATATGGGTCAAGGCAAGTTTAGGGGAAAGACCCAGGCAAATTCTGTCCAGCAAACTGCTCTTACGAATATTTTCACGCCAACGCAAAATATAACAGGTAAAGAGGGCTGAAAATTAGGCCGTCTATTGGTGTTGCACCACCATGACTGAACAGGGAGCATGGTGCACGACATAGCTACTTACGCTACCCATAATCACTTCGCTCAGTCCGCTCAAACCTCGCCGTCCAATGATCACGAGGTCAACGCCTGCTGTTTTGGCGATATTGCAGATTTCGTGTTTGGGTTCTCCGATTTTGTAGTCTGCTTCTACTGGAATCTGGCGATCGCTGGCTTGTTTTGCCAAGGCTTGTAACCACGCAGACATTTCCGTAATGCCCGTTTCAAAGTCCCGTTCGCGTAGGGCAATGGTATTGGCATCAAGTAGACCACCATAGGCTGCCATGGCTCCAACTTCAGGCACGGTATTGAGCTGCGGTTCAACACAGTGAAAAATATGGAGGCTCGCTTCAAATTTCTCGGCAACGGTTAACGCTTGCTCAAAAATTTGTGGTGTATCGGCAAGGTAATCTAGAGCGACAAGAATTTTGCTAATCATAATGGCGCACAGCTCCAGAGATCGACATTGAGGAGGTCAAGGATATTAGGCGATCGCCGTCGTGATTGCCACCCTAAACTTAATACTCGAAACGAGGCGAATCCAACATTAATCCTTTCCCTACCTTTAGTGTGGCATTACTACCCTTGGTAATAGAACAGTTAGACAGAAAAATTATTGATTTTATTGACCGGGCAAGATCAAAAACAACATCGATAATCTGTTCAAACCAGCCCTACTGAATTTGTAGCGTCCGCAAACGATTTAGGGCTGCAACTAACTCAAAACGCCGAAAATAAGCCAAATCTGCTTGGGGATACTCGCTGAGGATATCTAGGCCTTCGGCTTCGATATCTACCATAATTTTTTCTAGCAGTTCATGCAGTGCTAAATTTTTCTCGCCATATTTTTCTTTGCCATAAATAATACCCAAGGCGATCGCCCGTAGTTGAGACGTTTCGACGAGCTGTTCGACACCACCGAGCTGAATATCTTCCGTACCAAAACCCAAAGCATCGGTATCACGCACCTTAATTGTGACCGACCGTTTGCCCCGACTCGCATCAATACTTGCCGTGACCGGAATACGGGGCGTAATATCTCCAAAGGCCTCACCGCCCTCCAATAAACGTTCATTTTTGTGGATGGCCGCAATCTTTTTCGCCTCTGCCGTCACATCATGGGGCTGGAAATTTTCCATGGCAATCACCGTACTCGCCACATCAAAATAATCACCGCTCCCCCCCATCACCAAAACCGTGGACACACCATGGTCTTTATAGAGCTGGCGCACTTTATCGACAAACGGTGTGATGGGTTCTTTATCTTTTTGAATGAGCTGCTGCATCCGGCGATCGCGGATCATAAAATTCGTAGCAGAAGTATCTTCATCCAATAGTAGGGTGGTTGCGCCAACCTCTAAAGCTTCAATAATATTTGTCGCCTGGGAAGTACTACCACTGGCATTATTACTACAAAATTGCTGCGTCGATTGACCCTGAGGTAAATGATTAATAAACGGCGAAATATCAACACTCGCAATACTACGGCCATCCTCTGAACGCACCTTGACCGCATTTGCATCCGTAATCACCCATTCGCGGCCATCACCGGGCACATGATTATAAACGCCCAACTCCACTGCCTTGAGGAGAGTTGATTTACCGTGGTAGCCTCCCCCGACAATTAAAGTAATCCCTTTAGAAATAGCCATGCCTTTAATCGTGCCGTGGTTGGGACAATCAAAACTCACCTCTAGATCCGGTGGCGCTTCGAAGGGAACGACATTATCCGTTAAAGGACGAGCATCCACGCCACTACGGCGCGGCAAAATCGAACCATTGGCAATAAAGGAGACTAAACCGCGTTTATCGAGTTCACTACGAATCCAGTCGGCATCTTCAATGGTTTCAACGTGCTTCTGGATTGCCTCCCCATCAAGGCTGCTATATAAAAGTGATTTTTTAATAATTTGAGGCAAGTCATAACAGAGCATTTCTTCCGCCTGTCGACCCAAAATCGAACGGCCTTTGGCGGGTAACCCCACCCAAAATCGGACTTCTACATCCTGATCATCAATAAAAACAGCGGTGCGCTCAAAGACCTCTTGGGCGGGTTCAATGCCCTGAATTAAACCGCTTTTCCCTGTGCCTCGAAAACCACTATATTCTTTGGCAACCTGGGCAAACTGCCGGGACAAATAATCCCGTAGGGCAATTTCTCGGCTCAGGGTACTGTACAGATCCTCTGAAAATTTGGCGATCGCCTGGGGAATGATCACACTACATTGGGTGGGGGCAGCGAAGGGATCCCCCTGGACATAATCAATAATTAGCGTAAAGTCCTCAAACGAATATTCTCCCTTAATTTGTTTATATGCCTTGTAGCCTCGACTATCGAGCTCGAAGAGTAACGCGGAAAGTTGGGCTTGGCTTTTCATAAAAATCGTCGAATTGGCAAAATGTTATCAGGGAGAGTTGTTATGCATTGATGACAAGTTTTTACAGATTACACCTTAATGTTTAACAATCCCAAACAAAAATCAATTTTTTTGTGTTTTTACAGGATTTTTTTAGGGATTTGTGGTAATTCGCAGTTAGTGCTTTAGATAGGTTCGTAAATCTCTGTATAGGTAGAGGTGAACCCCGCAGAAACAGGTTAAATTTTGGATAAGGTTAAGCCAAAAGGGTAAAGTGCTTCAGAAAAAATCATGGGTTATTGGTTAATTAAATCGGAACCGAGTGACTATAGTTTGGCGGAATTGCAAGCTGACAAGGTCGCTATTTGGGATGGGGTACGAAATTACCAAGCGCGTAATTTTTTGCGGGAAATGCGGGTGGGCGATCGCCTTTTTTATTACCATTCCAATACCAAACCCCCCGGCATTGTTGGGCTGGCCAAAGTCACCCAGGCGAGCATCGTTGACCCAACTCAATTTGACGAAGGTCATAAATACTACGATGCGAAATCCACTCCAGAGAAGCCTCGCTGGCAAACGGTCGAGATTGCATACGATGGCACTCTCACAGAGATGATCACCTTAACTCAGCTAAAAGAAGCCTTTAGTCCCGATGAGTTTGCAGTTGTGCGTCGCGGTAACCGTCTGTCGGTAATGCCTGTCGCCGATGATATTGCTCAACGTCTTCTGGCCATGGGGTCGGTGCAGACCTAGACCGCATTTATATTAACGCCTGCGTATTAATACCCACGTATTAATGCCCATGTAGAAATTAAGTTTCGATTTGATTTTATGGTTTTTCGAAGATGCTTCATGCATCATATTGCTCAAGACTGCACGGCAAGCTAATGACTGAGTCTCCTACTACAACTGAAAAATTGAGACATATTGAGAGTTTTGATACGTTACCACAGGTTATTCGTCGCATTTTGTGCTTCGCAACGGATCAGGCTGTCTTGGATCAGTTACAGATAGTGATTAGCGCCATAGAAGGGCTAGAGGTTTACGGCTGCTTAGATTTTGCGGGGGCGATCGCCCATCTAGAGCGAGAGCATTTCGATTGTGCATTAGTGGTGGCGACACAGATAGTCGACTGGCAAAAACTACTCCAATGCCGAGCACAAACATTACCGACCATTGCCCTGACCACTGATACGGATCCCTGCCAATTTGAATATTATTTAGGATTAGGCGTTACAGATTATTTAGCAATAGAAACGCTGACAGTTCAGCAATTGCGCCACAGCTTGTTCCACGTAGTGAGATTAAAACAGCTCCAAAGAAAAAACCGAGAATTAAACCAAGCCCTCCAAAAAACCGACGAACGCTACCGTCTCACCCTAGACGTGTCGAAGGATGGTATCTGGGATTGGACGATCACCAACCAAGAAATTGAAAGTAACGACAGACTATGGGAAATGTTGGGGTTAAATGCCAGTAGTAGCCCTTTGAATTTTGAGCAATTTAAGACGCTCATCCACCCCGACGATTATCCATCGACAAAAACTGCTTTTAAAGCACATCTCTATGAGGATAAAGATTTTTCAGTAGAAGTACGCCTACGTCACAAAGATGGTGAGTACCGCGATTTTTGGATTCGAGGGCAACTACAACGGTCTAGTCTGCACCATGAACCGCGCATGTGTGGCTTAATGACCGACATTACTGAGCGCAAGCGCAACGATCGCCGTAATCGTTTTCTGTCCCAGGCCAGTAGTTTACTCAATGCCTCCTTAGATTGTCAGGCGACCCTCGAAAACTTGGCATGGCTTGCTGTTCCCCGCATTGCCGACTGGTGTATTTTAGAAATTCAAGTGGAGCAAACAGGCGATCGCCCCGTGGTAGCTAGCCATCGCGATCCGGCGCGGGAACCCCTAGTCCAGCAGTTTTTTGAAACATTAACCCAAGTATCCCCGGCTCCCACCAATCCCCAATATGCCTACCAGCTTTCCCCTGAGCAAAAACAAAATCTCAGTCATCAATACGGCTGGTCATCAGCACTCCTAGATCAACTGGAGTTGCATTCTTATATTTGGATTCCTCTACAGGTGGGTCAGCGACCACTGGGGTCTATTTTCTTTGCCTGGGAAGAATCCCATCGTTCCTGCACCAGTGAAGATTTAGCACTTTTACAGGAGTTGGCCTATAGGGCGACATGGTCTATCGAAAATGCCCGCCTCTACGACGAACGACAGGCCGTTTATCAAGATCTACAGGGGGCGATCGCCCAATTAACGACCCAGCAAAAACGCCTAACAACCCTCAAACACCTCACCACCCTAACAAATCGCCGCCTCACCAATATCCCAGAACTCCTACAGGGCATCGTCCATCAAATTTGTAAAGACGTTTCTGTTGCCCAGGTTTGTGCCATCGCGCTCCATACCCCAGAACAAGGTGACAACTTTTTTATCGTCACAGATCAACAACATCCTGAAGCCGCAAAATTTGAAGAAATGCTGCAACAGGATCAAAACTGGCTGCGACATGTCTATCAAACAGGACAACCACAACTACAGAATTTCGACCTTAAAGCACCGGCCCCCTGTTCCCTCGCAGCAGTGGCCATCGAATCAGTATCTTCCGGTCGCCTTGGTATTCTTATTGTCGGGAATTGGCAAGTTGCCCAAGCCTTTAGTACAGAAGATTGTAGCTTTCTCAGTGCCGTGGGAGAAGAAGCCGCAGTCGCCATTGACAATGCCCGTCTCATTAAAACCCTCGAACAACAAAACCAAGAACTGATCGAAACGTCCCGGGTCAAAGATTTATTCCTTGCCACTGTTTCCCATGAGCTACGCACTCCGATGAATGCGATCCTAGGCTTTTCCCAAGTGTTGCTCAATCAACGTAAATCCTTCCTCGGTGGTAGCGAACAGCAGATCCTACGACGCATTCTCAGCAATGGCCGTAGTTTAATGGCGCTGATTAACGACATCTTGGACTTTTCCCAGATGAAATTAACCGAGTTAAAGTTGATGCCGAGCACCTTTGATCTGGAGTCTTTAACAAAAGATATTGTGGACGAACTCCAGTCCCTCGCCGAGGAAAAGCAGTTGCACTTTAAGCTAACGAGCCATCTAGAAGATAGTTCTGTCACCCACGACCAAAAGCGTATTCGCCAGGTCATTGTCAATCTCGTTGCGAATGCTTTGTCCTTTACCCAGCAAGGGACAGTGGCCATTACCCTAGAAGAGCAGCTGGAGGCTAAAACCGTCACCATTACAGTGCGCGATACGGGTATCGGTATTGCTCCTGAAAATCTCGAACATATTTTTAGTGAGTTTTGGCAGGTGCAGCAGGATATGCATTTGTCAAAATCTGGTACGGGCTTAGGACTGGCTATTACTTATAAATTGGTGCAGCGTATGAAGGGGACTATTGATGTGGAAAGCGCTATTGGCAAAGGGTCTTGTTTTAAAGTGACATTACCCCGCAGTCTAAACTCTAGTCCCCCAGTAAATCTAGTTGTGTAAGTTCCTAGGGAATGGTTATGCGTCGTGGGTTGGCGATCGCCCCATGGGGTCACGAAAAAAACTCGCTTACTTTGCGAAAACAATTGTTGAGGAGAGCTTGACGATGGCCAGACGACTCGACTAAATTAAACTGCACCCAAACCAACTATCACCAAAAAATCACCCTTTACTTCATTGAAGCTCGCCACCAAACTTGAAGCCATTTTGTATATTAAAGCTCAGCCTTTGACCCTTGATGAGTTGGCGGAAGCGGCTGGGACAGAACAGGATTTAGTTGAAGATGCCCTGTTGCAGTTGATGGCAGACTATGCCCACCGTGATAGCGCCTTAGAAGTTTTGGAAACGCCCAATGGCTATTGTCTGCAGTTGCGGGAAAGCTGCCAGGCAATGGTGACTTCTCTGATTCCAGCGGAGCTCAGTACTGGTGCTCTACGTACCCTTGCGGCGATCGCCTTAAAATCTCCCATTTTGCAAACAGACTTGATTGAGTTGCGGGGCAGCACCGCCTACCAACATGTTCAAGATTTAGTAGCCCAAGGCTTTATCAAAAAAAGACGACAACAGGAAGGCCGCTCCTTTTGGCTTGAAGTCAGCCAAAAATTTTACCAGTATTTTGAAATTGACCAGCTTTCTGAAGGATTTAATTAAGATTTCAACGGCCTTGAGAGTGTACAGTACGAAAAATTAGCGTTAAAGTGGGACGTGAGAAGTAAATATTTTCGGAATAGCGAATGATTTTTAACTCTGACTTCTTTTCCTCAGATGTTGACGAACAAACGGCAAATACCTTGATGGAGTATCTGCAACAGCAGAATCAAGATGTATTAAGCCGGGTTGCCCAGTCTGCCAGTCAAGAGGTGAAAGATGTCATCGCTCACAATGTCAGAGGCTTAATAGGCGTGCTGCCTCCCGATGATTTTCAGGTGAATATCACTACAGATCGCGAAAATTTAGCAAATTTGTTGGCTTCGGCAATGATGACGGGCTATTTTCTCGGTCAGATGGAACAGCGCATGAACTTGGAATCGAGTTTATTAGACGCGGGTTCTTTGTCTGCTGATGTGGATTTTGACTAATGGCTCCATTGGGGCAGTCTAACTTCAAGGTTTACCTGAAAATTTTTTTAGTTTGAAAGAAAAATCAAGGAAGGTTGTGGTGTTCGACAAAGGGCGATCGCCACAATTTTTTTGGTGGTATTTCCGTTGCCATGGGGAAGTTGCCTGAGGAGCCCAAACTTGACAGTTAATAATGCCGCTTTATCACATAGATTGGCAAAATCTCTCTTGATCGCGGTGGTGTCGCGGAGATCCCATCCCGTTAAGATTTAGAATGAAATTCGACACACTCTGGAGAACGCAGCAATTATGGCAGCTAAACTAAAAAAAGGAACTCTTGTGCGGGTGATCAAAGAGCAATTTGTAAACAGCGTCGAAGCGAAAGCCAGTGATTCTCGTTTGCCGTCCTATTTTCTCGAAAGTAAAGGGGAAATTCTTGACCTAAATGATGAATATGCTCTTGTTCGTTTCTATACACCGACACCCAGCGTTTGGCTCCGTATTGATCAGCTCGAAGTTTTGTAACTAACGCTATTTCGGAGAAGAAAAGCTATGTCTGCGATCGCCGCCCCTTCCATTGCTTGTAAAGCGCCCCAGGTGGCGGTGATCGGTGCTGGAAAAGTGGGGAGTACCCTAGCCCAGCGGATTACCGAAAAAAACTTAGCCGATGTGGTCTTGCTCGATATTGTCGAAGGTTTGCCCCAAGGTATTGCGCTAGATCTCTACGAAGCGCAGGGGTTAGAGCGCCACGATAAAAAAATTCTGGGGACAAACGACTACGCAGATACAGTGGGTTCTGACATTGTGGTGATTACGGCGGGGCTACCGCGTAAACCGGGTATGAGTCGTGATGATTTACTTTATACGAACGCGAAAATTGTCACCCACGCGGCAAAACAGGCGATCGCCCATAGTCCCAATGCCATTGTGATTGTGGTGACTAATCCCCTCGATGTGATGACCTATCTGGCGTGGAAGGCGACAGGCTTATCCCAAAACCATGTGATGGGTATGGGAGGTGTGCTGGATTCTTCGCGGCTACGGAGCTTTATCGCCCTAGAAACTGGCGCGACCACAGGAGATATTTCGACCTTTGTTTTGGGAGGTCATGGTGATTTGATGGTTCCCATTCCCCGCTATTGCACTGTGAGCGGTGTGCCCATCACAGAATTCCTCGAACCGGAGGCGATCGCCCGACTGATGGAGCGCACCAAAAATGGTGGTGCAGAAATCGTAAAACTCCTAAAAACAGGTAGCGCTTTCTATGCCCCTGCTTCATCGGTTTGCTACATGGTTGAGTCGTTAATTCTCAATCAATCCCGTTTATTACCCGCAGCGGTTTACCTCGATGGTCAGTATGGCTTAACGGATTTGTTTTTGGGTGTTCCCTGTCGCCTCGGTTGTAGCGGTGTCGAACAGATTGTTGAAATTCAGTTGACGGAGGAAGAATTAGCCCAACTCCATCGGTCAGCAGCGGCGGTAAAAGAGGGCATAGACAAGGCGATCGCCAAAACAGATCTATAGTCGTAGTCAGTAAAATAGGTAGAGGTTTAACATCTTAAACCCTAACAAAATAAAACTTTAAAGCAGATCCAATGTCTTAATCTCGATGATTTTGACGACTCCTCATCTCAAGCTGCTCCGCTAGATAAGCCATCGCCCAAAGCTATAATAAAGCCGTTCTTCTGTCGGTATCGTCATTTGATAGCTAGACTGGGTCGGAAAATAGTAGCCGTAATAGTGATGTGCTCAGGGAGTTTGGGTCTGTGGGGAATGGAGGCGATCGCCGCCCCCATGATCTGCACTAAAAATGAAAGCGCAGCGGCAATTATGCCCCAGCTTTTAGCAGATTTACCCAGCTACAGTAACCGTGTCATCCAACGCGCCCGCAGACTAGATCGCCAAGAAGATACCTTCAGCTATATCATAGAAGCAGGTCTACCAGATTTTCGGCCACTACCCTTAAAGCAGCAGCAATTCACCTCAGCCGCCGCCGATACAACAGAGCAACTCTTCTTTACGACCCTCGATAAGCAATACATTAACGACATTCCAGTTTATTTAGAAAATCACCATTGGCTATTGGTCACCCCCTCCTCCAAGGGATGGGCTGTTGTTCATCTCTTTAGCATTGTTAACCGTAGAGAGCCGGGGACAATTCTTATTCCCCCGCGCAATACCACCCATGGCAGCGTCGGTAAAGCAATCCAGCTCTGGTTAAGGGATTACAACGCCTACTGCGCCAATTGATTAATCCCAAAGCATCATGAATAATATTGGGTGGTTCTTGCCCTAGCTGCAATACAAATTCCGCAATACAAATCCGTGTTAGACATTAAACTTATCCGCTCAAATCCCGAACTCGTTCAGGAACGTCTTAATACCCGCAAAGCTGGCGAGTATGACCTCCAGCCCATCCTCGATCTTGATGCCCAGCAACGTTCCCTCGAAGGCGATCGCAGTAAGTTACAAGCACGGAGTAACGAAATTGGTAAGGCGATCGGTCAGAAAATGAAAGGCGGCGCGGATCCTAAAAGTGCAGAAATTACGAGCCTTAAAACCGAAGGTAACGATATCAAAAAGCAATTAGCCGACCTTGAACCGAAGGAAAAAGAACTTAAAGCGCAAATTCAAGAACTCGTTTTAGCATTACCGAATTTGCCGGATGAAAGTACGCCTGTCGGTGCGAATGAAACAGAAAATGTCGAAGTGCGTCGCTGGGGTGATGAATATATTCGCAGTAATGAAGGGATTTTGCCCCACTGGGAAATCGGCGAAAAATTAGGCATTCTCGAATTTAGTCGCGCTGTAAAAGTTGCCCAGAGTCGCTTCGTGACCCTCACTGGTGCCGGTGCAGCCCTAGAGCGAGCCTTGATTAATTTCATGCTCGACACTCAAATTGAGGCAGGCTATACCGAAGTGATGCCGCCAGTTTTAGTTAATTCAGACTCCCTCACGGGCACGGGTCAACTGCCGAAATTCGCTGAAGAAAGTTTTAAATGTGCCGACGATGATCTTTGGCTAACGCCCACCGCAGAAGTGCCGGTGACGAATCTCTACCGCGACGAAATTATTGAAGCGGACAATTTACCCATTCACCACTGCGCTTATACTCCTTGTTTTCGTCGGGAGGCTGGTAGCTATGGTAAAGATACACGCGGTCTCATTCGCTTGCACCAGTTTAATAAAGTCGAACTCGTGAAGTTTGTGCATCCCGAAAAGTCTGCTGAAGAGCACCAAAAACTTGTCGAGAACGCCGAGGCAATTCTGAAAGCATTGAAGCTGCCTTACCGCGTCTTGGAACTCTGCTCTGGTGATATCGGCTTTAGCGCTGGCAAATGCTATGACCTTGAAGTGTGGCTGCCCTCTGCGGAAACCTACCGGGAAATTTCGAGCTGCTCTAATTTCTATGATTTCCAAGCGCGTCGCGCCAGTATTCGTTTTAAGGAAGCGGGTAAAAAAGGGACACAATTTGTGCACACATTGAATGGCTCTGGTTTGGCGATCGGCCGGACGATGGCGGCAATTCTTGAAAATTATCAGCAGCCTAACGGCACGGTAGAAGTACCGGAAGTATTGCGTCCTTATATGCGTCGTGATTTTCTTTAGATATAGATTTTTATCTTCTTAATTTTAGTAGGGGTTGAGCATGCTCAACCCCTACTGTTTTTGTGGGAAACAACGACATAAACTGACAGCGAACTAAACCTAGCCTGCTTCAGCTTCGCAGTATCCTTGAATTTGCGCAGTCACTTCATCGCCTTGGGTAGAAAGAGCGTCAAGTTTCGTGAAGGCATCGACGGCTTTTGATTGGAACTCTGTGGCTGCGGGAATCAGATCATCTTCTGTTTCAACGTTTTTAAGAGAGGCCATGGCTTCACTGGTTTTAGCGAGTTCTTGACCAAACTGGGTTGTGACTTCAGCGTACTGATCGCGATAGCCCGCTAGGGTTTCGTCGGGAAGATTTACAGCTTTAAGATCGGTGGACATCCCTTCGATCTTTGTGACAACTCGTCCGACGACATCCATATAGCTGCCTGCCATGGTTTTAATGCTTTCAATATCGGCTGAGTTGGCGAATTGGTTACCAAACTCTTCCATTTCTGCTTCAAACTCGGCCTGGAACTCTTCGCCTTGGTTCATGACTTCTGATAAGTCATTGCACTGCTGCACTGTCGATACGCCACAGCTCGATAGACCAAGAGTAAGAACTGCTCCCATCGATAAGGCAGCGTGACGTGGACGAAGTTTTAACATGAAATTCTCCTGAAGGTTTTCACCGAAATCTATGGTTGATCTGCTTATGGGATATTTAGATCGCTCAAAAATTTGATGAAAGTTAGTTTGTTAATTTTAGCAATGATTTTTTTGTTTTTTGGTGGGGCTTAATGCGTTGTAAAGGCGATCGCCTTTTTCCTGTTCAGGAAAATTTAGGGTTGAATGGTATTTGTTTTGCTCAGGACAAAAATACTTTGGTCACCACCCCGCCCGATGCGAAAATCTGCGTCGAGGTAGGTGAGGGTGAGGCTGGGAATGCGACCAACGGGATTACGGGCGGAGACGGTGCTTACGGGATTTTTTAAGACGAAGGGTAAGCCTAGGACTTTGGTAATAAAAATGGAGCGTTGATTAAAGTCCACATTAATTTTGCGGTCGGGAATGCCATCGTCGGGGGTGGGGGCTTTGGAGAATGTGGCGTTCACCGTAACGTAGCCTGCTAGGGCATTGGTGGCATGTTTGCAAAAGGCTTGGTTGTAAAAACCTTTTGTTGCGACATCAATCACTTGGTAAACCCGTCCTAACTGAAAGCCGAGGGGCAACGAGTTTAAAACCCGAATTTCCCGTGCGGTGGAATAAAGTAGTTCCCATGCTCCGTCCAGTAATTCAATAGAGGTTTTTAAAGGATAGGGATTGGGGTTTTCGCTTTCTAGGGCAATGATTTTTGTTTCTAGTTGCGTGGCGATCGCCGAATCTAGATTCAAATCGGTTAGAGGTGTGCCCTTAGCTAAATTTTCGTCTTGGGCAACGGTGGCGATCGCCTCAATTAAAGCTTGTTTTGTTTGGGTGGCGGTGGACATGGCGGATAATATTAAAAGGAATTTTTATTGGCTCTATCCTAACGATCGTAACCGAGGGAAACGCCACCGGGCGGAATTTTAATGGTGCTGCGAGAGCCTTCAGCTTCCATTCTGACTAGCAATTCACCTTTTTCATTAACGCCGACAATTTTGCCGAGATGTCCTTCATAAACGATGAGTTCGTCCAGATTTTTAAGGAGTTGCAAATAGTTTGGCAGGATACTCTCCATTCCTTTTTCTGTAAGTTGGGCGATCGCCTCCGAAATTCCAGCAATTACAGTTGCCGCTAAATGCTCAATGGGAAACTGCGAATCCCCATCCCAAAAATCTTGGAGATTAATACCAACATCGGGGATTTCATTACTGTAATTAATGCCAACGCCAATCACTGCCGCTGTCACTTTGCCTGCTTGGATTTTAGTTTCAGTTTTGATGCCACCTAAC from [Limnothrix rosea] IAM M-220 carries:
- a CDS encoding PAP/fibrillin family protein — its product is MSTATQTKQALIEAIATVAQDENLAKGTPLTDLNLDSAIATQLETKIIALESENPNPYPLKTSIELLDGAWELLYSTAREIRVLNSLPLGFQLGRVYQVIDVATKGFYNQAFCKHATNALAGYVTVNATFSKAPTPDDGIPDRKINVDFNQRSIFITKVLGLPFVLKNPVSTVSARNPVGRIPSLTLTYLDADFRIGRGGDQSIFVLSKTNTIQP
- a CDS encoding biotin--[acetyl-CoA-carboxylase] ligase, giving the protein MDVKAIAAQLSGISEQLSVNSYQVSGIRYQSPVIEVFGEIGSTNGVLWERFRAGAMMPRVAIAKRQTAGRGQWGKSWTSSEGGLYLSMLVPMELNPQDAYGLTIASVWGITKYLRKQGIPVEIKWANDLILNGKKLGGIKTETKIQAGKVTAAVIGVGINYSNEIPDVGINLQDFWDGDSQFPIEHLAATVIAGISEAIAQLTEKGMESILPNYLQLLKNLDELIVYEGHLGKIVGVNEKGELLVRMEAEGSRSTIKIPPGGVSLGYDR